The Amycolatopsis sp. 195334CR genome window below encodes:
- a CDS encoding RNA polymerase sigma factor yields MIDKESFTRLYAELHPRVVRYALHRASSDVAHEAVDEAFLVAWRKRDEVPEDGVLPWLLVTTRHVLAEQRRRGRYQDALTAELTRLSAMAALGDVGAAVVERMTVLAALSEIAEKDREALVLAQWDGLTTREAAQVSGCSAAAFAVRLHRARRRFTDTLARLDATPSAGGATKAPINGKVV; encoded by the coding sequence GTGATCGACAAGGAGAGCTTTACCCGGCTCTACGCTGAGTTGCATCCCCGGGTGGTGAGGTATGCCCTGCATCGCGCCTCATCCGACGTGGCTCACGAAGCGGTAGACGAGGCGTTCCTGGTCGCCTGGCGAAAGCGCGATGAAGTTCCCGAAGATGGCGTACTTCCCTGGTTGCTGGTGACGACACGGCATGTGCTGGCGGAGCAACGCCGCCGCGGGCGCTACCAGGATGCTCTTACCGCTGAGCTGACGCGGCTGTCGGCCATGGCCGCGCTCGGCGATGTCGGGGCTGCTGTGGTGGAGCGGATGACCGTCCTGGCTGCTCTGTCTGAGATCGCCGAGAAGGACCGGGAAGCGCTCGTGCTGGCTCAATGGGACGGCTTGACCACTCGAGAGGCGGCGCAGGTCAGCGGTTGTTCGGCTGCGGCGTTCGCGGTCCGGCTGCATCGGGCGCGCCGGCGGTTTACCGACACGCTCGCTCGCCTGGACGCGACGCCCAGTGCGGGCGGCGCCACGAAGGCTCCGATCAACGGGAAGGTTGTGTAA
- a CDS encoding AAA family ATPase: protein MTTPVTIPATGSTPAAPGAAHRLRNGELRRMVAEQLAHDPTAALTPGTIAAKLGGKSSGAVGNALATLEARGEAKKVGVNPVTYRATDTTADAATVTTVAPRGTTPAAPPAPPALVTGPVRRPNGQMYHPRKLSGLSDVTALRRLRDAGVSALMYGPPGTGKTSVVEAAFPDIVTLQGDSDTVTDDFVGSYTQTPDGRYEFTYGPLVTAMREGRALFIDDATLIPPTVLAVVYPAMDGRRQILIKTHKNEVVDAAPGFYVVAGHNPGVHGAVLTDALSSRFSAQIHVSTDYDLATQLNIDPKAVRVARNLAQRQGKGEIGWAPQLRELIAFNRIADVLGTLAAAGNLVGIAPEEDRAVVAEAVCNVFGANVAPLSLGSQFA from the coding sequence ATGACCACGCCAGTCACGATTCCGGCCACGGGCAGCACGCCCGCCGCCCCGGGCGCGGCACACCGACTGCGCAACGGCGAACTTCGCCGCATGGTGGCCGAACAACTCGCCCACGACCCCACCGCCGCACTCACCCCCGGCACCATCGCGGCCAAACTCGGCGGGAAATCGTCCGGCGCGGTCGGCAACGCGCTGGCCACACTGGAAGCGCGCGGGGAAGCCAAAAAAGTCGGCGTCAACCCGGTCACCTACCGTGCGACCGACACAACCGCCGACGCCGCCACAGTCACCACGGTCGCCCCGCGCGGCACCACACCCGCCGCCCCGCCCGCCCCGCCCGCGCTGGTGACCGGTCCCGTACGCCGCCCGAACGGGCAGATGTACCACCCGCGCAAACTGTCCGGACTGTCCGATGTGACCGCGCTACGGCGGTTACGGGACGCGGGGGTGTCCGCGCTCATGTACGGCCCGCCCGGCACCGGGAAAACGTCGGTGGTGGAAGCCGCGTTCCCGGACATCGTGACCCTGCAAGGGGATTCCGACACCGTCACCGACGATTTCGTCGGCTCCTACACCCAAACCCCGGACGGGCGTTACGAATTCACCTACGGGCCGCTGGTGACCGCGATGCGTGAGGGGCGCGCACTGTTCATCGATGACGCCACGCTCATACCGCCGACCGTGCTCGCGGTGGTCTATCCCGCGATGGACGGACGCCGCCAGATCCTGATCAAAACCCATAAAAACGAGGTGGTCGACGCCGCCCCCGGGTTCTACGTCGTGGCCGGACACAACCCCGGGGTGCACGGCGCGGTGCTCACCGACGCGCTCTCGTCACGGTTCTCCGCGCAGATCCACGTGTCGACCGACTACGACCTCGCCACCCAGCTCAACATCGACCCGAAAGCGGTGCGCGTGGCGCGGAATCTGGCCCAACGGCAGGGCAAGGGCGAGATCGGTTGGGCGCCGCAGCTGCGGGAACTGATCGCGTTCAACCGGATAGCCGACGTGCTGGGCACCCTCGCGGCCGCCGGGAACCTGGTCGGCATCGCACCCGAAGAGGACCGGGCCGTGGTCGCCGAAGCCGTGTGCAACGTGTTCGGCGCGAATGTCGCCCCGTTGTCGCTGGGGTCACAGTTCGCCTAG